In Amycolatopsis coloradensis, one genomic interval encodes:
- a CDS encoding transglycosylase SLT domain-containing protein, producing MGLNGVGAGVPDGWGELVKKAEQIEKVNLAAIQNASKQFKTAADNAGDHSAALSNSTQALNGGVWAGPAADAFFEYVKSITKAGKNVEEQLGKVVDDLDRVHADLGNIKTQVADAYKGAEEAINKRNTQAETDKNAAIQAAAQAEKDHKPAPSPSADEIIQKAKTDINKIAGDADTRVKGLLDQANQMIQKSQELMKKDIEGGYSKVPMPGKDGSVPKRTGGLHAGGGGGGGGGGGGGGGGLGPSGGPPSTTPPGNVQQWIQEAIKILQANGIPVTEADIQKIWTIIEKESGGNPNAINNWDSNAAKGTPSKGLMQCIDPTFNAHKLPGHDDIYNPVDNIIAGVRYTFSRYGGFEGHPGLKSMAGGGGYQGY from the coding sequence GTGGGTTTGAACGGTGTCGGCGCCGGGGTGCCGGACGGCTGGGGCGAACTGGTCAAGAAGGCCGAGCAGATCGAAAAGGTGAACCTGGCCGCCATTCAGAATGCCTCGAAGCAGTTCAAGACGGCCGCTGACAACGCGGGCGACCACAGCGCGGCGTTGTCCAACTCGACCCAAGCGTTGAACGGCGGGGTCTGGGCCGGGCCCGCCGCGGACGCCTTCTTCGAGTACGTCAAGTCGATCACCAAGGCCGGGAAGAACGTCGAAGAGCAGCTGGGCAAGGTCGTCGACGACCTCGATCGTGTCCACGCCGATCTCGGCAACATCAAGACCCAGGTCGCCGACGCCTACAAGGGCGCCGAGGAAGCGATCAACAAGCGGAACACCCAGGCGGAGACGGACAAGAACGCGGCGATCCAGGCCGCCGCGCAGGCCGAGAAGGATCACAAGCCGGCGCCGAGCCCTTCGGCCGACGAGATCATCCAGAAGGCCAAGACCGACATCAACAAGATCGCCGGCGACGCCGACACCCGGGTCAAGGGCCTGCTCGACCAGGCCAACCAGATGATCCAGAAGTCCCAAGAGCTGATGAAGAAGGACATCGAGGGCGGCTACTCGAAGGTCCCGATGCCCGGCAAGGACGGCAGCGTCCCCAAGCGCACCGGCGGTCTCCACGCCGGTGGCGGTGGCGGTGGAGGAGGCGGCGGTGGCGGTGGGGGCGGCGGTCTCGGGCCGAGCGGTGGCCCGCCGTCGACGACGCCGCCGGGCAACGTCCAGCAGTGGATCCAGGAGGCCATCAAGATCCTGCAGGCCAACGGGATCCCGGTGACCGAGGCGGATATCCAGAAGATCTGGACGATCATCGAGAAGGAGTCCGGCGGTAACCCCAACGCCATCAACAACTGGGACTCCAACGCGGCGAAGGGCACGCCGTCCAAGGGTTTGATGCAGTGCATCGACCCGACCTTCAACGCGCACAAGCTTCCCGGGCACGACGACATCTACAACCCGGTCGACAACATCATCGCGGGCGTCCGGTACACGTTCTCGCGATACGGCGGCTTCGAGGGGCACCCGGGGCTGAAGTCCATGGCCGGCGGCGGCGGGTACCAGGGCTACTAG
- a CDS encoding SigE family RNA polymerase sigma factor, which yields MNQRDEQEFAEYFAAKRDSVRRTAYMLCGDWHRADDLAQTAFVALHRRWKKIRERAATDAYVRKTLVRAAIDESRRPWRREWQTEELPEPPQDGFDLGEQVVTREDLLAALREVPPKQRAVLVLRFFEGLDVGAAAKALGCSEGNVKSQTARGLANLRQVMEKEEVARDGRE from the coding sequence GTGAACCAGCGCGACGAACAAGAGTTCGCGGAGTACTTCGCCGCGAAGCGGGACTCCGTGCGCAGGACCGCGTACATGCTCTGCGGTGACTGGCATCGTGCGGACGACCTCGCGCAGACGGCGTTCGTCGCGCTGCACCGGAGGTGGAAGAAGATCAGAGAACGGGCGGCGACCGACGCCTACGTACGGAAGACGCTGGTCAGGGCGGCCATCGACGAGTCGAGGCGGCCGTGGCGGCGGGAGTGGCAGACCGAGGAGCTGCCCGAGCCGCCGCAGGACGGCTTCGACCTCGGCGAGCAGGTCGTCACCAGGGAAGACCTGCTGGCCGCGTTGCGCGAAGTGCCCCCGAAGCAACGGGCCGTGCTGGTGCTCAGGTTCTTCGAGGGGCTGGACGTCGGTGCGGCGGCGAAGGCGCTCGGCTGCAGCGAAGGAAACGTGAAGAGCCAGACCGCGCGCGGGCTGGCGAACCTCAGGCAGGTCATGGAGAAGGAGGAGGTGGCACGGGATGGACGAGAATGA
- a CDS encoding SAM-dependent methyltransferase, with protein sequence MSADRRPFVPVDFDRPSIARVFDALMGGQDNYEADRVALRQILEISPDAPAMAKEVRHWLVRTVRYLTDREGIDQFLDLGSGFPSMDNTHQVAQRYNPEAQVVYVDRDPVVQAHGRALLAANDFAHMTAADLTEPAEVIEGLTRTHRLEFDRPAGLILCAIVHHIQDLDEARKIVRTYVDALAPGSFVVLLHQHNPADGSEAADVATALEKRFNGTGLDTLYRTRDEIESFFEGLDLMEPGLTYPHLWWPDGPRFTPLSPVNFTSLGGVARKP encoded by the coding sequence ATGTCCGCGGACCGACGCCCGTTCGTGCCCGTCGATTTCGACCGGCCGAGCATCGCGCGGGTCTTCGACGCCCTCATGGGCGGCCAGGACAACTACGAGGCCGACAGGGTGGCGCTGCGCCAGATCCTGGAGATCTCGCCGGACGCGCCGGCGATGGCCAAGGAGGTCCGGCACTGGCTGGTCCGGACCGTGCGCTATCTGACCGACCGGGAAGGTATCGACCAGTTCCTCGACCTCGGCTCCGGCTTCCCGAGCATGGACAACACGCACCAGGTCGCGCAGCGGTACAACCCCGAGGCCCAGGTCGTCTACGTCGACCGGGATCCGGTGGTGCAGGCGCACGGCCGCGCGCTGCTCGCGGCGAACGACTTCGCGCATATGACGGCCGCCGACCTGACCGAACCGGCCGAGGTCATCGAGGGGCTCACCCGCACCCACCGGCTGGAGTTCGACCGGCCGGCCGGGCTGATCCTGTGCGCGATCGTCCACCACATCCAGGATCTCGACGAGGCGCGGAAGATCGTCCGCACCTACGTCGACGCGCTGGCGCCGGGCTCATTCGTCGTGTTGCTGCACCAGCACAATCCAGCGGACGGCTCCGAAGCCGCCGACGTCGCGACGGCACTCGAGAAGCGCTTCAACGGCACAGGGCTGGACACGCTGTACCGCACGCGTGACGAGATCGAGTCCTTCTTCGAGGGACTCGATCTCATGGAGCCCGGCCTGACGTATCCGCACCTGTGGTGGCCGGACGGGCCGCGCTTCACCCCGCTTTCGCCCGTGAACTTCACGTCGCTCGGCGGGGTGGCGCGTAAGCCCTAA
- a CDS encoding HAD family hydrolase: MNWIVFDYGDVISAHTDALPTLAKAFGLEVADFEPHYWAERVRYDSGGTDLEYWQSIGRALDVPVDKAFSDELTAIDVTGWTHVEPDVLELLEGLHEAGAALALLSNASSTFGRWVREQEWAKLFRVKLFSGDLGCMKPDAKIYRILLAELGAEPADCLFFDDRQSNVDGARAVGMRAERWVGVTTAKSGFGSSEE; the protein is encoded by the coding sequence ATGAACTGGATCGTCTTCGACTACGGCGACGTCATCAGCGCACACACCGACGCGCTGCCGACCCTGGCCAAGGCCTTCGGTCTCGAAGTCGCCGACTTCGAGCCGCATTACTGGGCCGAGCGGGTCCGGTACGACTCCGGCGGCACGGACCTCGAGTACTGGCAGAGCATCGGCCGCGCGCTGGACGTCCCGGTGGACAAGGCGTTCTCCGATGAACTGACCGCCATCGACGTCACCGGCTGGACGCACGTCGAGCCCGACGTGCTCGAACTGCTGGAAGGGCTGCACGAGGCGGGCGCGGCGCTCGCGCTGCTCTCGAACGCGTCGTCCACCTTCGGCCGCTGGGTGCGCGAGCAGGAGTGGGCGAAGCTGTTCCGCGTGAAGCTCTTTTCGGGTGACCTCGGCTGCATGAAGCCGGACGCGAAGATCTATCGGATCCTGCTCGCCGAACTCGGCGCCGAACCGGCCGACTGCCTGTTCTTCGACGACCGGCAGTCCAATGTGGACGGTGCGCGGGCGGTCGGGATGCGGGCGGAACGCTGGGTCGGCGTGACCACGGCGAAATCCGGCTTCGGCTCTTCGGAGGAATAA
- a CDS encoding transporter substrate-binding domain-containing protein: MRSTLSKIVAVVTAGAATLALAACGSGDAGASAQKLRVGTLTDAPPSIYLENGTFTGYDNELLRDIAKREGFEVEFVGTEFAGLLAAVASNKFDIGSSTISTTEARKKTVAFSNGYSTGFTTILTKKGASLKDVGAFNGKRLGVVQASVQDDFAGGKVPGANVVRFPDYNAGFAQLKAGSLDGWVVPKDIGQKYIDQNPDVPLEFGYTVETKDTPSAFAVRKDNKELLKKLNDGLAKAVADGTVARLHAQFFKTEPLPKELEKGGPGLPVQNAGV, encoded by the coding sequence ATGAGATCCACGCTGTCGAAAATCGTCGCCGTCGTCACAGCCGGAGCGGCCACCCTCGCCCTCGCCGCCTGTGGCTCCGGTGACGCGGGTGCGAGCGCCCAGAAGCTGCGGGTCGGCACCCTGACCGACGCACCGCCGTCCATCTACCTGGAGAACGGCACCTTCACCGGCTACGACAACGAGCTGCTGCGCGACATCGCGAAGCGCGAGGGCTTCGAGGTCGAGTTCGTCGGCACCGAGTTCGCCGGCCTGCTCGCCGCCGTCGCCTCCAACAAGTTCGACATCGGCAGCTCCACGATCTCCACCACCGAGGCCCGCAAGAAGACCGTCGCGTTCAGCAACGGCTACAGCACCGGGTTCACCACGATCCTCACCAAGAAGGGCGCGTCCCTCAAGGACGTCGGCGCTTTCAACGGCAAGCGGCTCGGCGTCGTGCAGGCGTCGGTGCAGGACGACTTCGCCGGCGGCAAGGTCCCGGGCGCCAACGTCGTCCGCTTCCCCGACTACAACGCCGGTTTCGCGCAGCTCAAGGCGGGCAGCCTCGACGGCTGGGTCGTGCCGAAGGACATCGGGCAGAAGTACATCGACCAGAACCCGGACGTGCCGCTGGAGTTCGGCTACACCGTCGAGACCAAGGACACGCCGTCCGCGTTCGCCGTCCGCAAGGACAACAAGGAACTGCTGAAGAAGCTCAACGACGGCCTCGCGAAGGCCGTGGCGGACGGCACCGTCGCCCGCCTGCACGCTCAGTTCTTCAAGACCGAGCCGCTGCCCAAGGAACTCGAAAAGGGCGGCCCCGGCCTGCCCGTCCAGAACGCGGGGGTCTGA
- a CDS encoding ABC transporter substrate-binding protein, which translates to MRQSLLATLAVGLVAVLAACGGGESSTEKTLRVGTLSDAPPNIYVENGNYTGFDNELLKAIAAKQNLKLEFASTDFSSLLGQVANNQFDIGSSAIAQTDERKKNVDFSSPYNFEVMSIQTKDGSPITEEKGLSGKRVAVIQATVGDKWLTSTVPDAQAVRFPGYAPALAALKSGAVDAYILDQAIAETNVKESADVKLKVVKSFTTDVPHGFAVKKGNAELLTKINEGLKQVIADGTWVKLHEKFLPTAPVPDQFKA; encoded by the coding sequence ATGAGGCAGTCCTTGCTCGCCACGCTGGCCGTGGGTCTCGTCGCCGTCCTCGCCGCTTGTGGTGGCGGCGAGTCCTCCACCGAGAAGACCCTGCGCGTCGGGACACTGAGCGACGCGCCGCCGAACATCTACGTCGAGAACGGCAACTACACCGGCTTCGACAACGAGCTGCTGAAGGCCATCGCCGCCAAGCAGAACCTGAAGCTCGAGTTCGCCTCGACCGATTTCTCGTCGCTGCTGGGCCAGGTCGCGAACAACCAGTTCGACATCGGCAGCTCGGCCATCGCGCAGACCGACGAGCGCAAGAAGAACGTCGACTTCTCCAGCCCGTACAACTTCGAGGTCATGAGCATCCAGACCAAGGACGGCTCGCCGATCACCGAGGAGAAGGGCCTGTCCGGCAAGCGGGTCGCGGTCATCCAGGCGACCGTCGGCGACAAGTGGCTCACCTCGACGGTGCCCGACGCGCAGGCCGTGCGCTTCCCGGGGTACGCCCCGGCGCTGGCCGCGCTCAAAAGCGGCGCCGTCGACGCCTACATCCTCGACCAGGCGATCGCCGAGACGAACGTCAAGGAGAGCGCCGACGTGAAGCTCAAGGTCGTCAAGTCCTTCACCACCGACGTGCCCCACGGCTTCGCGGTGAAGAAGGGCAACGCCGAGCTGCTCACCAAGATCAACGAGGGCCTGAAGCAGGTCATCGCCGACGGCACCTGGGTCAAGCTGCACGAGAAGTTCCTGCCGACGGCCCCGGTCCCGGACCAGTTCAAGGCGTGA
- a CDS encoding TetR/AcrR family transcriptional regulator → MTAAATTPKGERRRAELIEAAASLLAEGGFDAVRHRAVAERAGLPLASTTYYFDSLEELVTAAVEHHAKVELEDGRQRLDELATRNRGVEATVDLVLDMLLGPLRPDREADAEAVLLRYERLVGTGRRPYLRPLMRTLSAQLYELLHEIFARSGTPVDATELERLVALVDGAVVNALIEVDPEPRAAAARMLQAALA, encoded by the coding sequence ATGACCGCCGCAGCGACCACGCCAAAGGGTGAGCGACGCCGTGCCGAACTCATCGAGGCCGCCGCGTCGCTGCTGGCCGAGGGCGGTTTCGACGCCGTGCGGCATCGTGCGGTCGCCGAACGCGCGGGGTTGCCGCTGGCTTCGACGACGTACTACTTCGATTCGCTCGAAGAGCTGGTCACCGCCGCGGTGGAGCATCACGCGAAAGTCGAGCTGGAGGACGGGAGGCAGCGTCTCGACGAGCTGGCGACCCGCAACCGCGGCGTCGAGGCCACCGTCGACCTGGTGCTGGACATGCTCCTCGGCCCGCTTCGCCCCGATCGCGAGGCCGACGCCGAAGCGGTCCTTCTGCGTTACGAACGCCTCGTCGGGACAGGGCGCCGTCCGTACCTTCGCCCCCTGATGCGGACGCTGTCGGCCCAGCTGTACGAGCTGCTCCACGAGATCTTCGCGCGCTCCGGCACTCCTGTGGACGCCACCGAGCTGGAGCGGCTCGTCGCTCTGGTCGACGGCGCCGTGGTCAACGCGCTCATCGAGGTCGACCCGGAGCCGCGGGCCGCCGCCGCGCGCATGCTCCAGGCGGCCCTCGCCTAG
- a CDS encoding ABC transporter substrate-binding protein, which yields MKKSLAAAVGAVLVAVLAACGGGENSSTRPLRVGTLSDSKPNAYQENGVFTGFDNELLKAIAAHQNLKLEFVSTEFSTLLSQVANGKFDIGSSGISQTDERRKTVDFSAPYNYQSLGIEAREGTGITDENSLAGKRIGVVQGTVSDSWLAANAPTAQAVKFPQDAAALAALKSGAIDGAIFDQATAEEYAAKNPDAKLKVVKAITTTIPHGFAVKKGNTELAGKINAGLKAVIADGTWEKVHQRFEPNAPVPAEFKAGQK from the coding sequence ATGAAGAAGTCACTCGCCGCCGCTGTCGGTGCTGTCCTCGTGGCGGTACTGGCGGCGTGCGGTGGAGGAGAGAACTCCAGTACAAGGCCGCTGCGCGTCGGCACGCTCAGCGACTCGAAACCCAACGCCTACCAGGAAAACGGCGTGTTCACCGGGTTCGACAACGAGCTGCTGAAGGCCATCGCCGCGCACCAGAACCTGAAACTCGAGTTCGTCTCCACGGAGTTCTCGACCCTGCTGAGCCAGGTCGCGAACGGCAAGTTCGACATCGGCAGCTCGGGGATCTCGCAGACCGACGAACGCCGCAAGACCGTCGACTTCTCGGCGCCGTACAACTACCAGTCGCTCGGTATCGAGGCCCGCGAGGGCACCGGTATCACCGACGAGAACTCCTTGGCCGGTAAGCGGATCGGGGTCGTGCAGGGCACGGTGTCGGACAGCTGGCTGGCGGCCAACGCGCCCACCGCGCAGGCCGTCAAGTTCCCGCAGGACGCCGCCGCCCTCGCCGCGCTCAAATCGGGCGCGATCGACGGCGCGATCTTCGACCAGGCGACCGCCGAGGAATACGCGGCGAAGAACCCGGACGCGAAGCTCAAGGTGGTCAAGGCGATCACCACGACCATCCCGCACGGGTTCGCGGTCAAGAAGGGCAACACCGAGCTGGCGGGCAAGATCAACGCCGGGCTCAAGGCGGTCATCGCCGACGGCACCTGGGAAAAGGTGCACCAGCGCTTCGAGCCGAACGCGCCGGTGCCCGCGGAGTTCAAGGCCGGGCAGAAGTAA
- the purB gene encoding adenylosuccinate lyase has translation MTDKPRIPNVLAGRYASPELVELWSPERKVVLERELWLAVLRAQADLGVEVPDGVVADYERVLEQVDLDSIAARERVTRHDVKARIEEFNALAGHEHVHKGMTSRDLTENVEQLQVLRSLELVRSRVGAVLARLAAIAVEHADTVMAGRSHNVAAQATTLGKRFATAADELLVAFDRLENLIGRYPLRGIKGPVGTAQDMLDLLGDESTLDELESRVAAHLGFENVFTSVGQVYPRSLDFDVLSTVVQLAAAPSSLAKTIRLMAGHELVTEGFKPGQVGSSAMPHKMNTRSCERVNGLAVVLRGYLSMIGELAGDQWNEGDVSDSVVRRVALPDAFFALDGLLETFLTVLAEFGAFPAVIGRELDRYLPFLATTKVLMASVRAGVGRETAHEAIKENAVGVALAMREQGLAENDLLDRLAADERIPLDRGELDKLLADRISFTGVAPRQVAAIASRVEGILERFPEAANYSPSPIL, from the coding sequence GTGACGGACAAGCCCCGCATCCCCAACGTGCTCGCCGGCCGCTACGCCTCGCCTGAGCTGGTCGAACTCTGGTCCCCGGAACGCAAGGTCGTGCTGGAGCGCGAGCTCTGGCTCGCCGTGCTCCGTGCGCAGGCCGACCTCGGCGTCGAGGTGCCGGACGGCGTCGTCGCCGACTACGAACGCGTCCTGGAGCAGGTCGACCTCGATTCGATCGCCGCGCGCGAGCGGGTCACCCGGCACGACGTGAAGGCCCGTATCGAGGAGTTCAACGCGCTCGCCGGGCACGAGCACGTCCACAAGGGCATGACGTCGCGGGACCTCACCGAGAACGTCGAGCAGCTGCAGGTGCTGCGTTCGCTGGAGCTGGTGCGTAGCCGCGTCGGTGCGGTGCTCGCCCGGCTCGCCGCGATCGCGGTCGAGCACGCCGACACGGTGATGGCCGGTCGTTCGCACAACGTCGCCGCGCAGGCGACGACGCTGGGCAAGCGCTTCGCCACCGCCGCGGACGAACTGCTGGTCGCCTTCGACCGGCTCGAAAACCTCATCGGTCGCTACCCGCTGCGCGGGATCAAGGGCCCGGTCGGCACCGCGCAGGACATGCTCGACCTGCTCGGCGACGAGTCCACTTTGGACGAATTGGAGTCGCGGGTCGCGGCCCACCTCGGTTTCGAGAACGTGTTCACCAGCGTCGGCCAGGTGTACCCGCGCTCGCTCGACTTCGACGTGCTGTCCACCGTCGTCCAGCTCGCGGCCGCCCCGTCGAGCCTCGCGAAGACGATCCGCCTGATGGCGGGCCACGAGCTGGTCACCGAGGGCTTCAAGCCCGGGCAGGTCGGCTCGTCGGCCATGCCGCACAAGATGAACACCCGTTCGTGTGAGCGCGTCAACGGGCTCGCCGTGGTCCTGCGCGGCTACCTGTCGATGATCGGCGAACTCGCCGGCGACCAGTGGAACGAAGGCGACGTGTCCGACTCCGTCGTCCGCCGGGTCGCGCTGCCCGACGCGTTCTTCGCGCTCGACGGCCTGCTGGAGACCTTCCTCACGGTGCTGGCCGAATTCGGCGCCTTCCCGGCGGTCATCGGACGTGAGCTCGATCGCTATCTGCCGTTCCTCGCGACCACCAAGGTGCTCATGGCCTCGGTCCGCGCGGGCGTCGGGCGTGAAACCGCTCACGAGGCGATCAAGGAGAACGCCGTCGGCGTCGCGCTCGCGATGCGGGAGCAGGGGCTGGCCGAGAACGATCTCCTCGACCGGCTCGCCGCCGACGAGCGTATCCCGCTCGACCGTGGTGAGCTGGACAAACTCCTCGCGGACCGGATCTCGTTCACCGGTGTCGCGCCCCGTCAGGTGGCGGCGATCGCGTCCCGCGTTGAGGGCATCCTTGAGCGTTTCCCGGAGGCGGCGAACTACTCGCCGTCCCCGATTCTCTGA
- a CDS encoding amino acid ABC transporter permease, giving the protein MDDFLNSFLNWEYIWEVFPDLLGTGLLNTLILSVFSALIGTVLGMLLATMGLSGKAWLRWPARVYTDIFRGLPAILTILVIGQGGGILIPSLSRNPYPLGILALSLIAAAYIGEIFRAGIQSVEKGQMEASRALGMSYTKAMTLVVIPQGVRRVLPALVNQFIALVKDSSLVYFLGFLAEQRDLFRIGQDLAANTGNLSPLVAAGAVYLVITVPLTHLVNYIDKKLRTGKKIRVDDEGGEPELLNTGKVPMP; this is encoded by the coding sequence GTGGACGATTTCCTCAACAGCTTTCTGAACTGGGAGTACATCTGGGAGGTCTTCCCGGACCTCCTCGGGACCGGTCTGCTGAACACGCTGATCCTGTCGGTGTTCTCGGCGCTGATCGGCACCGTGCTCGGCATGCTGCTGGCCACGATGGGCCTCTCCGGCAAGGCGTGGCTGCGCTGGCCCGCCAGGGTGTACACGGACATCTTCCGCGGTCTGCCCGCGATCCTGACCATCCTGGTGATCGGACAGGGCGGCGGGATCCTCATCCCGTCGTTGTCGCGGAACCCGTACCCGCTGGGCATTCTCGCGCTGAGCCTGATCGCCGCCGCGTACATCGGCGAGATCTTCCGCGCCGGTATCCAGAGTGTCGAAAAAGGACAGATGGAGGCCAGCCGCGCGCTGGGCATGAGCTACACCAAGGCGATGACGCTCGTCGTCATCCCGCAGGGCGTGCGGCGGGTGCTGCCCGCGCTGGTGAACCAGTTCATCGCGCTGGTGAAGGACTCCAGCCTGGTGTACTTCCTCGGCTTCCTCGCCGAGCAGCGCGACCTGTTCCGCATCGGGCAGGACCTCGCGGCGAACACCGGAAACCTGTCGCCGCTGGTCGCGGCGGGTGCGGTGTACCTGGTGATCACCGTGCCGCTGACGCATCTGGTCAACTACATCGACAAGAAGCTCCGCACCGGCAAGAAGATCCGGGTCGACGACGAGGGCGGCGAGCCGGAACTCCTGAACACCGGAAAGGTGCCGATGCCATGA
- a CDS encoding pyridoxal phosphate-dependent aminotransferase, which produces MSFPGPAARSAVPPFHVMDVLSAAQARQRSHGDLVPLLAGQPSAPAPRPVLEAAQRALKDHNLGYTEQLGIPELREAVAEHYNRTYPVDVSPQDVIMTTGSSGGFLLSFLSAFEAGDRVAMARPGYPAYRNLLKVLGCEVVEFATEAETNFQPTVALLDELGPIKGLIVASPSNPTGTVLPPGELAAISGWCASHGVQLISDEIYHGISYGAGLDCAWQYGDEALVLGSFSKYFAMTGWRLGWMLAPQRLHRAIDVLTGNFTICPPAVSQHAAVSAFTPESYAEADGHVERYRANRDVLFAGLKGIGIDKLAPAEGAFYAYADVSAYTNDSLSWCQRLLADTGVAIAPGIDFDVSDGGRFVRFSFAGSREDIDEGVRRLGDWLAQGEPGIHPER; this is translated from the coding sequence ATGTCCTTCCCTGGCCCCGCCGCACGTTCCGCCGTCCCGCCGTTCCACGTCATGGACGTCCTTTCGGCCGCGCAGGCCCGGCAGCGCAGTCACGGCGACCTGGTCCCGCTGCTCGCGGGGCAGCCGTCCGCGCCGGCGCCGCGGCCCGTGCTCGAAGCGGCGCAGCGGGCGCTGAAGGACCACAACCTCGGCTACACCGAGCAACTCGGCATCCCGGAACTGCGTGAGGCCGTCGCGGAGCACTACAACCGCACTTACCCGGTCGACGTGAGCCCGCAGGACGTCATCATGACGACCGGTTCCTCCGGTGGCTTCCTGCTCTCGTTCCTCAGCGCCTTCGAGGCGGGTGACCGGGTCGCGATGGCGCGTCCCGGCTATCCGGCCTACCGGAACCTGCTGAAGGTGCTCGGTTGCGAGGTCGTCGAGTTCGCCACCGAGGCCGAGACGAACTTCCAGCCGACCGTCGCGCTGCTCGACGAGCTGGGGCCGATCAAGGGACTCATCGTGGCCAGCCCGAGCAATCCCACCGGCACCGTCCTGCCGCCGGGTGAACTGGCGGCGATCAGCGGCTGGTGCGCGTCACACGGCGTGCAGCTGATCAGCGACGAGATCTACCACGGGATCTCCTACGGCGCCGGGCTCGATTGCGCCTGGCAGTACGGCGACGAAGCGCTCGTCCTCGGCTCGTTTTCCAAGTACTTCGCCATGACCGGCTGGCGGCTCGGCTGGATGCTCGCGCCCCAGCGGCTGCATCGCGCGATCGACGTCCTGACCGGTAACTTCACCATCTGCCCGCCCGCGGTCTCCCAGCACGCCGCGGTCTCCGCGTTCACCCCGGAGTCGTACGCGGAGGCCGACGGCCACGTCGAGCGCTACCGGGCCAACCGCGATGTGCTCTTCGCCGGCCTCAAGGGCATCGGCATCGACAAGCTCGCGCCGGCCGAAGGCGCCTTCTACGCCTACGCCGACGTCTCCGCTTACACGAACGACAGCCTCAGCTGGTGCCAGCGGCTCCTCGCCGACACCGGTGTCGCGATCGCCCCCGGGATCGACTTCGACGTGAGCGACGGCGGCCGGTTCGTGCGGTTCTCCTTCGCGGGCTCGCGCGAGGACATCGACGAGGGCGTCCGCAGGCTCGGCGACTGGCTCGCTCAGGGGGAACCCGGAATTCACCCTGAACGTTAG
- a CDS encoding threonine aldolase family protein, giving the protein MTSRSLPQIDFRSDTVTRPDDVMRQAMAKAEVGDNVLDGDPTVGALEQRAAKLLGMPAALWTPTGTMANLIALSSHLQRGDRFLAPRGAHVITDELGSAAWLAGGMPEPLEHDAGPGRPTPETLSAAIGVPRGPYYAMRTPLLCLENTHNTAGGAVTPPDEHAQLVAVAKEAGLTVHLDGARIWHASVALGIPPAALTVGVDTVSACFSKGLGAPVGSVVAGSTEFVEKARRMRQMLGGGIRQGGVLAAACMVALDRIGDLAETHENATRLATGLAEHGWEVNTPETNIVQVTAPDLEGRLAWLAGLGIRTLPSSGRIRFVAHRDLSAADIEETLQRVKTGG; this is encoded by the coding sequence GTGACCTCGCGCTCTCTCCCGCAGATCGATTTCCGCTCCGACACCGTGACCCGGCCGGACGACGTCATGCGCCAGGCCATGGCGAAGGCCGAGGTCGGCGACAACGTCCTCGACGGCGACCCGACCGTCGGCGCGTTGGAACAGCGCGCCGCGAAACTGCTCGGCATGCCCGCCGCGCTCTGGACACCGACCGGGACCATGGCGAACCTGATCGCGCTGAGCAGCCATCTCCAGCGCGGCGACCGGTTCCTCGCGCCGCGCGGCGCGCACGTGATCACCGACGAACTCGGGTCCGCCGCCTGGCTCGCGGGCGGTATGCCGGAGCCGCTGGAACACGACGCCGGACCGGGCCGTCCGACGCCGGAGACGCTTTCGGCCGCGATCGGCGTCCCGCGCGGGCCGTACTACGCGATGCGCACGCCGCTGCTGTGCCTGGAGAACACGCACAACACGGCCGGTGGCGCGGTCACCCCGCCCGACGAACACGCCCAGCTGGTCGCGGTGGCGAAGGAGGCCGGGCTGACCGTGCACCTCGACGGTGCCCGCATCTGGCACGCGTCGGTCGCGCTGGGGATCCCGCCCGCGGCGCTCACGGTCGGCGTCGACACCGTTTCCGCTTGCTTCTCCAAGGGGCTCGGGGCGCCCGTCGGTTCGGTGGTGGCGGGCAGCACGGAGTTCGTCGAGAAGGCACGGCGGATGCGTCAGATGCTCGGCGGCGGCATCCGCCAGGGCGGCGTGCTGGCCGCGGCCTGCATGGTCGCGCTGGATCGCATCGGCGACCTCGCCGAGACGCACGAGAACGCGACACGGCTCGCGACCGGGCTCGCGGAGCACGGCTGGGAGGTCAACACTCCCGAAACCAATATCGTGCAGGTGACCGCTCCCGACCTCGAAGGCAGGCTGGCGTGGCTGGCCGGGCTCGGGATCCGGACGCTGCCCAGCTCCGGCCGGATCCGGTTCGTGGCGCACCGGGACCTTTCGGCGGCGGACATCGAGGAAACCCTTCAACGCGTCAAGACCGGGGGCTGA